A portion of the Cryptomeria japonica chromosome 5, Sugi_1.0, whole genome shotgun sequence genome contains these proteins:
- the LOC131055941 gene encoding tryptophan aminotransferase-related protein 3 codes for MVNQMFLHSSPQSSQSGRPWGYLLSLLFNASCLVIIGKLLSKGSNSDSFQGLGWSRKAAEEAEAAAQYTCSGHGYVFVDTFQDGTLNCECNWCYMGPNCSQIDPDCVSDADSGDPGILEPFWIANAEVGATVVPAWYRMSYQINDGRQSVVSPELEKQIRAIHALVGNAVTQGRYIVLGTGSTQLINAAVNSLSPTHASNPAQVVAATPFYNGYRVSTELFDSGDNLWRGDARAFREGTKSLNSTTFIEFVTSPNNPDTLLDEAVLKDENVKTVYDHAYYWPHFTAISRPADEDIMLFTLSKLTGHAGSRLGWAIIKDYDVYQKIYQYVKINTGGVSHDTQLRATTLLKAVIGGYRHPKRMEAIDRESKQMIFHYAYSVMRWRWERLERIFNMSDRFSLQNVGPLYCNFFRKVTGPSPAYAWVKCEREEEDCAAVLEKAGIIGRRAEEFGADKRYVRLSLLRRDDAFAVLEHRLQALVCYNNHCEDIFSSNQPNSWPQF; via the exons ATGGTGAATCAAATGTTCCTTCACTCTTCCCCACAGTCCTCCCAATCTGGTCGACCGTGGGGATATTTACTATCCCTTCTATTCAACGCCTCCTGTCTGGTAATCATAGGAAAACTGCTATCGAAGGGCAGTAATTCAGACAGTTTTCAGGGTCTCGGGTGGAGCAGAAAAGCTGCAGAGGAAGCAGAAGCGGCAGCACAATACACTTGCTCTGGCCATGGATACGTCTTTGTCGATACTTTCCAAGACGGAACTCTCAATTGCGAATGTAATTGGTGCTATATGGGACCGAATTGCTCCCAAATTGATCCCGATTGTGTGTCAGACGCAGATAG CGGAGATCCTGGTATTCTGGAGCCATTCTGGATTGCAAATGCGGAAGTGGGAGCAACTGTTGTACCTGCCTGGTATCGTATGAGCTATCAAATTAACGACGGCCGACAATCAGTGGTGTCCCCTGAATTAGAGAAACAGATTCGTGCCATTCATGCTCTCGTAGGCAACGCCGTTACACAAGGAAGATATATTGTGCTCGGAACAGGCTCCACGCAGCTCATCAATGCGGCAGTTAACAGTCTTTCACCCACACATGCTTCAAACCCTGCACAAGTAGTAGCAGCTACACCCTTTTACAAC GGCTACAGAGTATCGACGGAATTATTTGATTCAGGGGACAATTTGTGGAGGGGAGACGCGAGGGCTTTTAGAGAAGGAACAAAATCCCTCAATTCAACGACATTCATTGAGTTCGTAACATCTCCGAACAATCCAGACACTCTTCTGGATGAGGCCGTTTTGAAAGACGAGAACGTAAAGACAGTTTACGATCATGCCTATTACTGGCCTCACTTCACTGCAATCTCCCGCCCCGCGGACGAGGATATCATGCTTTTCACCCTCTCCAAACTTACTGGACATGCAGGCAGCAGGCTAGG ATGGGCAATTATCAAAGACTACGATGTATACCAGAAGATATACCAATACGTCAAAATCAATACGGGGGGTGTATCTCACGATACACAGTTAAGAGCAACGACATTGTTAAAAGCAGTAATAGGCGGTTACAGACATCCTAAAAGAATGGAAGCTATTGACAGAGAATCAAAGCAGATGATTTTCCACTACGCTTACTCTGTCATGAGATGGCGATGGGAGAGACTCGAGAGGATTTTTAACATGTCTGATCGATTCTCACTTCAGAATGTTGGACCTCTTTACTGTAACTTTTTCAGAAAGGTTACTGGCCCCTCACCAG CATACGCGTGGGTGAAGTGCGAGAGGGAGGAAGAAGATTGTGCAGCGGTGTTGGAGAAGGCGGGAATCATTGGCCGACGCGCTGAAGAATTCGGGGCAGATAAACGATATGTTCGTTTGAGCTTGCTGAGGCGAGATGATGCGTTTGCCGTGTTAGAGCATCGCCTTCAAGCTCTTGTTTGCTACAACAATCATTGTGAAGACATATTCTCCTCCAACCAGCCAAATTCATGGCCACAATTTTAG
- the LOC131055940 gene encoding tryptophan aminotransferase-related protein 3-like gives MVKQMSSQSGRPWGYLISLLFNSLCLVIIGKQGQLLKNSRNSDNLQGLGWSRKAAEEAEAASQYSCSGHGYVFVDTFHWNQDGTPTCECNECYMGLNCSQIDPDCVSNADSGDPGFLEPFWIANAEVGATVIPAWYRMSYIINDVQKSVVSPELEKQIHDIHALVGNAVTEGRYIVLKIGSMHLINAVVNSLVEILLHLSPRHSLNPAQVVAASPFYGGYGVQTELFDSGDNIWTGDGRAWTERTESLNSTTFIEFVTSPNNPDTLLDEAVLEGKNVKTVYDHAYYWPHFTAISRPADEDIMLFTLSKLTGHAGSRLGWAIIKDYDVYQKIYKYVATSTFGVSHDTQLRATTLLKAVISGYRHIRSRTEAIDSESKQMIFHYAYSVMRRRWERLERILNMSDRFSLQNVGPLYCNFFRKVTGPSPAYAWVKCEKEEEEEDCAAVLEKAGIIGRGAEAFGADKRYVRLSLLRRDDAFAVLERRLQSLICYNNHCEDIFSSNQTDSWAQF, from the exons atggtgaagcagatgtcttcccaATCTGGTCGACCGTGGGGCTATTTAATATCCCTTCTATTCAACTCCTTGTGTCTGGTTATAATTGGAAAACAGGGGCAACTGCTAAAAAATAGCAGAAATTCAGATAATTTGCAAGGTCTCGGGTGGAGCAGAAAAGCTGCGGAGGAAGCAGAGGCGGCATCACAGTACTCTTGCTCTGGTCATGGATAcgtctttgttgatactttccacTGGAACCAAGACGGAACTCCCACCTGCGAATGCAATGAGTGTTATATGGGACTGAATTGCTCCCAAATTGATCCCGATTGTGTGTCCAACGCAGATAG TGGGGATCCTGGTTTTCTGGAGCCATTCTGGATCGCAAATGCAGAAGTGGGAGCAACTGTTATACCTGCGTGGTATCGGATGAGCTATATAATAAACGACGTCCAGAAATCAGTGGTGTCCCCTGAATTAGAGAAACAGATTCATGACATTCATGCTCTCGTAGGCAACGCCGTTACAGAAGGAAGATATATTGTGCTCAAAATAGGCTCCATGCACCTCATCAATGCCGTAGTTAACAGCcttgtagaaattctattgca CCTTTCACCCAGACATTCTTTAAATCCAGCACAAGTAGTAGCAGCTTCGCCCTTTTACGGA GGCTACGGGGTGCAGACGGAATTATTTGACTCCGGGGATAATATTTGGACGGGAGACGGAAGGGCTTGGACAGAACGAACAGAATCCTTGAATTCAACGACATTCATTGAATTCGTAACATCTCCAAACAATCCAGACACTCTTCTGGATGAGGCAGTTTTGGAAGGCAAGAACGTAAAGACAGTTTACGATCATGCCTATTACTGGCCTCACTTCACTGCAATCTCTCGCCCGGCGGACGAGGATATAATGCTTTTCACACTCTCCAAACTTACCGGACACGCAGGCAGCAGGCTCGG ATGGGCAATTATCAAAGACTACGATGTATACCAGAAGATTTACAAATACGTCGCCACCAGTACCTTCGGTGTATCTCATGATACACAGTTAAGAGCAACGACATTACTAAAAGCAGTGATAAGTGGTTACAGACACATTCGAAGCAGAACTGAAGCTATTGACAGTGAATCAAAGCAGATGATTTTCCACTACGCTTACTCTGTCATGAGAAGGCGATGGGAGAGACTCGAGAGGATTTTAAACATGTCTGATCGATTCTCACTTCAGAATGTTGGACCTCTTTACTGTAACTTTTTCAGAAAGGTTACTGGCCCCTCACCTG CATACGCGTGGGTGAAGTGTgagaaggaggaagaggaagaagattgTGCAGCGGTGTTGGAGAAGGCGGGAATCATTGGTCGAGGCGCTGAAGCATTTGGGGCAGATAAGCGATATGTTCGTTTGAGCTTGCTGAGGCGAGATGATGCGTTTGCCGTGTTAGAGCGTCGTCTTCAATCTCTTATTTGCTACAACAATCACTGTGAAGACATATTCTCCTCCAACCAGACAGATTCATGGGCACAATTTTAG